A DNA window from Xiphias gladius isolate SHS-SW01 ecotype Sanya breed wild chromosome 3, ASM1685928v1, whole genome shotgun sequence contains the following coding sequences:
- the si:dkey-283b1.7 gene encoding von Willebrand factor C domain-containing protein 2-like, with translation MTHRPCALSQLLQLLQLLALLLPHCPGRSADLAVAAEYSSKTDLDYEFADYRGKWCIDDHGFVYGIGEVYYPSPTACPCTCTVDGPLCVRPKCPRVHPRCTRIRYKGCCPVCEAMARVCVYRGRTYRLLEEFRLSRCERCRCGGNREVYCSISDCPAPHCVNPTYEPNHCCPICKTGPNCFAGNRVIPAGERVNTDEQTVCYCTYRDGTWHTHPHATCEQRPRPSPTPDARTELPRDEDTKGRGGRPFIPRLDVIP, from the exons ATGACCCACCGGCCCTGTGCGCTCAGccagctgctccagctgctccagctgctcgCGCTGCTGCTGCCGCACTGTCCGGGGCGCAGCGCCGATCTCGCGGTGGCGGCGGAGTACTCCTCCAAAACCGACTTGGACTACGAGTTCGCGGACTACCGGGGAAAGTGGTGCATCGACGACCACGGCTTCGTCTACGGCATCGGAGAGGTCTACTACCCGAGCCCCACGGCGTGTCCGTGCACGTGCACCGTGGACGGCCCCCTGTGCGTCCGACCCAAGTGTCCCCGCGTCCACCCCCGGTGCACGCGGATCCGATATAAGGGATGCTGTCCGGTGTGCGAGGCTATGGCCAGGGTGTGTGTCTACAGGGGCAGGACGTACCGGCTGCTGGAGGAATTCAGG TTGTCGAGGTGTGAGCGATGTCGCTGCGGGGGCAACAGAGAGGTGTACTGCAGCATTTCGGACTGCCCCGCCCCTCACTGCGTCAACCCCACCTACGAACCCAACCACTGCTGCCCCATCTGTAAGACTG GTCCCAACTGCTTTGCTGGGAACAGGGTGATCCCAGCAGGGGAGCGTGTGAACACTGATGAGCAAACTGTTTGCTACTGCACCTACCGGGACGGGACATGGCACACCCACCCCCATGCCACCTGCGAACAGCGCCCCCGGCCCAGCCCGACGCCTGACGCCCGAACTGAGCTCCCTAGGGACGAGGACACcaaggggagaggggggagaccGTTTATTCCTAGACTGGATGTGATACCATGA
- the rpl23 gene encoding 60S ribosomal protein L23, protein MSKRGRGGSSGAKFRISLGLPVGAVINCADNTGAKNLYIISVKGIKGRLNRLPAAGVGDMVMATVKKGKPELRKKVHPAVVIRQRKSYRRKDGVFLYFEDNAGVIVNNKGEMKGSAITGPVAKECADLWPRIASNAGSIA, encoded by the exons aTGTCTAAGAGAG GACGTGGTGGTTCATCTGGAGCCAAGTTCCGCATCTCACTGGGTCTCCCAGTGGGAGCAGTCATTAACTGCGCTGACAACACAG GTGCCAAGAACCTCTACATCATCTCCGTGAAGGGCATCAAGGGACGTCTGAACCGTCTGCCTGCAGCAGGAGTGGGTGACATGGTCATGGCCACAGTCAAGAAAGGCAAGCCAGAGCTCAGGAAGAAGG TGCATCCTGCAGTGGTGATACGGCAGCGGAAGTCGTATCGGCGAAAAGATGGCGTGTTTCTCTACTTTGAAGACAACGCGGGTGTCATAGTAAACAACAAAGGAGAAATGAAAG GTTCAGCCATCACAGGCCCAGTGGCCAAAGAATGCGCTGACCTGTGGCCCAGGATTGCCTCCAACGCTGGCAGCATCGCCTGA